The genomic stretch CACCCATTGCAGCAATGAAGAACAGTGAGTTCCACTTCACCGCTACAGCGGCACCGGCACAAATACCGGCGGCAAGACGCCACAGATGCAAACCCGAGCCGGGGCCGAAAACAATCTTCTGCAAGCCCGACTCGCCGTGCGCATCCACAATCTTCATGACATTCGCCGCGAGCCTTCTGCGCGCCGCCTGTCGGTCAAGAAGCAGACAGACAAAAGTCGCTAAAATCCAGAACATCTGGAAAATATCGAGAAGCGCCAGACGGGATTCCACAAACATCAAACCATCAACGGCACCCAGCAGCGCAGCAATAGAGGCAACCGTGACCGAACGGAACATGAGCCACCCGGCAACCGCCAGAAGTGCCACCGAGAGCGTACCAATAATCGCGGCACTCACGCGCCAGCCGAAGGCGTTCTCGCCAAAAATCGCCATTCCCCAGGCAATCATCCATTTACCCAAGGGCGGATGCACCACATACTCGGGGCTGTTCGGTAAGATACCGCTAAAATCCCCCGAAGCGAATGCGTGATCCACGCCGCTTGACCACGAAACTTCATATCCGTAGTGCAGGTACGAATAGGCGTCCTTGGCATAGTAGGTTTCGTCAAAGACAATCGCATTCGGGTGTGCCAGGTTATAAAAACGCAGCACACCCGCTAAGAGTACAATCAGGGTCGGTGCAAGCCAGCCCCAACGGGGTAGCGAAACACGGGCGACGCCCAGAGCCTCGAAAAGATTCGACAGAGAGTACTGCACTCTGGACTTCGTAAAAGAAAGACTAGCGGTTAACATCACCTATCAATCCTATAGGGTGTAAGCCTCCACGTCTTCTTGAAAATACCTGAAACCACAAAAATCTGGCTCACACCATATATAAAATCTATAAAACTACCCCGACATCATGAGGAACTGAGTGCTATAGCGGCACAGCGCATCTCCGAGATGAAAAGCACACACGATACACTGGGGGAGTGAGCGAAAACGAAATGTATGAGCGCGATACACAAAGTACCACCTCCGCCGATACAACAATGCAGCCCCTAGCGTCTGATGAGCGTGAGGAAGGTATTCTCATTCTCGGCGGAACCCCTATCGGCAACCTCTCAGATGCCAGCGACCGGTTACGGCAGGCGCTCGCTACCGCTGATGTGATCGCCGTCGAAGATACTCGCAAGCTCCGCACCCTCACCTCCGGGTTGGGAGTGCACACTACGGGACGAATTATCGTAAATCACGATCATAACGAGGCGGAACGCAGCGCCCAGCTCGTGCAGGCGGTCAGCGACGGGAACACGGTTCTGCTGCTCTCGGATGCCGGTATGCCAACCATCTCAGACCCCGGCTATGTTGCCGCATCCGCCGTTGCCGACGCCGACCTGCCGGCGACCGTGATCCCCGGTCCCTCGGCGGCATTGACTGCGCTCGCGCTCTCGGGACTGCCCACCGGACGATTCACTTTTGAGGGGTTCTTGGCGCGTAAAGGCTCAGAACGTACAAGAAGGCTGAACTCCCTGGCGGCGGAAGAGCGCACCATGATTTTCTATGAATCGCCGCATCGTGTAGCCGCCACGCTCACAGATTTTGCCCGGGTCTTCGGGGGCGAACGGCGTGCCGTCGTATGCCGCGAACTCACCAAATTGCACGAAGAAACCCTGCGCGGCACCCTGAACGAACTCGCTGACTGGGCGCACAAAACCCAGGTACGCGGCGAAATCGTGATTGTGGTTGCTGGCGCCGAGCCTCCCGAAACTCCGCAGGCGCAAGATATCGTGAGCCTCGTCCTCGAACGGGTGGATGCGGGGGAACGCCTCAAAAATGCGTGCGCCGCAGTCGCCGCCGAAACGGGTGCCTCCAAACGAGAACTCTATGAAGCCACCCTCGCCGCTCGAAATGCCAACGTCTAAACACACCTCAACACAGCCCACAGGAGAATACCGTGTGCCATAGCCACTCCGAGCAAACCGAAATCACGCAGGAGTATTTAGACTCCCTTGCAGCCTTGGCACACTATAAGATGCCAAGCGAAGAAGAACTGACGGCGAGCGTGCTTCCGCATGGCTGGCAGATCGAAGAAGGGCAAACTCCCGCGCCCTACCGCGCCGAGCTTTATCGTGACGAGACCGGGGGAGGGATAGCGCAGGAACCTTCGGGCGAAGGCACCCGCCGCCGCTCCACGAAGGGCGGTGACGGACGGTCCCGCAACCTTGTGTTCCCGCCTGCACCCGAGCCCCTGCCTTACGCCATCGTCGATAACCACACCCATATGGATCTGCTTGATGGCGAAGTAGAGATTACTGCCCGGGACGCCCTCGACACCGGGGAAAAACTCGGCATAGGTGCCATTGTGCAGGTTGGCTGCGATATTCCCTCCTCGCTGTATGCGGTTGCCGCCGCCCGCGCCGACCGGCGGGTTTTGGCGGCGGTTGCCGTTCACCCCAACACCGCCCCCGAACTGGAATCCGCCGGTACCCTCGATGAGGCTCTGGAGACCTTGGATGCGCTTGCCGCCGAACCGCGTGTGCGAGCTATCGGCGAGACCGGGCTCGACTATTTTCGCACCGCGGAGGAAGGTGTTGAAGCTCAGCAGCGCAGCTTTCGCGAGCATATTCGCCTAGCGAAGAAGCACGATCTGGCGCTTCAGATTCATGACCGGCAGGCGCACGATGATGTAGTGCGCATCCTCCTTGAGGAGGGCGCCCCCGAGCGTACTGTATTTCACTGCTACTCGGGCGGTGTTGAGCTGGCGCGCATCTGTAATAAGCAGGGCTGGTACATGAGCTTCGCCGGAACCGTGACCTTCAAAAACTCGAAGGATATTCAGGAGTCGTTGCGTGTGGCACGCCCTGAGCTGATTCTTGCCGAGACGGATGCGCCTTTTTTGACCCCGCACCCGTTTAGGGGTCGCCCGAATGCCTCTTACATGACGAACTATACGGTGCGGTTCATGGCGGCGCACCGCGAGCAGAGCCTAGAGGATCTGTGCCGAATTATCCGCGCGAACTCGAAGCGTGTGTACGGCAGCTGGGGAATTGAGGGGTTCTAGACGATGGTAACGAGTGCATAAGGTATAAGTATTTTTTGTGCCACCTTTGTCGAAGCCTGCATGAACTATCACGCGTATATGCTATTATGGTAGATGCTATATCTCACCTTAAGGCTTTACCTCATAATTTCTGGAGCAAATTCTGTCTTTGTGTGATATGGCATCCCGATAAATAGCTTTCTATCCCGTAACGTATCAATAGCATGTTAATGTGAGAGAACTAGGGTAAAGCTGTGTCAATCATTTCTTTTTCAAAAAGAATAAAACATTATATATGGATTAATTATGTCAAAGATGGCGCAGGGATAGATAAGATACGTAGTTGGTACTCGCAGAAAAACCCATATTCTTATGACCTTGAGAAATACACTCATCGTATTGGTGATGTTGTTGTGCCAAACTCTAGTACCTTCTCTGTTAATCACTTATTCTACGATTCCCAACTTCCTAAAGATAATCTTCGAGATGCCCCTAACCAGATATTTGTAGTGTGGACAGGAGATAACGAAA from Rothia dentocariosa ATCC 17931 encodes the following:
- the rsmI gene encoding 16S rRNA (cytidine(1402)-2'-O)-methyltransferase, with amino-acid sequence MQPLASDEREEGILILGGTPIGNLSDASDRLRQALATADVIAVEDTRKLRTLTSGLGVHTTGRIIVNHDHNEAERSAQLVQAVSDGNTVLLLSDAGMPTISDPGYVAASAVADADLPATVIPGPSAALTALALSGLPTGRFTFEGFLARKGSERTRRLNSLAAEERTMIFYESPHRVAATLTDFARVFGGERRAVVCRELTKLHEETLRGTLNELADWAHKTQVRGEIVIVVAGAEPPETPQAQDIVSLVLERVDAGERLKNACAAVAAETGASKRELYEATLAARNANV
- a CDS encoding TatD family hydrolase, with translation MCHSHSEQTEITQEYLDSLAALAHYKMPSEEELTASVLPHGWQIEEGQTPAPYRAELYRDETGGGIAQEPSGEGTRRRSTKGGDGRSRNLVFPPAPEPLPYAIVDNHTHMDLLDGEVEITARDALDTGEKLGIGAIVQVGCDIPSSLYAVAAARADRRVLAAVAVHPNTAPELESAGTLDEALETLDALAAEPRVRAIGETGLDYFRTAEEGVEAQQRSFREHIRLAKKHDLALQIHDRQAHDDVVRILLEEGAPERTVFHCYSGGVELARICNKQGWYMSFAGTVTFKNSKDIQESLRVARPELILAETDAPFLTPHPFRGRPNASYMTNYTVRFMAAHREQSLEDLCRIIRANSKRVYGSWGIEGF